One genomic segment of Mastomys coucha isolate ucsf_1 unplaced genomic scaffold, UCSF_Mcou_1 pScaffold22, whole genome shotgun sequence includes these proteins:
- the Tcim gene encoding transcriptional and immune response regulator: MKAKPSHQATSMSSSLRVSPSIHGYHFDTAARKKAVGNIFENIDQESLQRLFRNSGDKKAEERAKIIFAIDQDLEEKTRALMALKKRTKDKLLQFLKLRKYSIKVH, encoded by the coding sequence ATGAAAGCAAAGCCAAGCCACCAAGCCACCAGCATGTCCTCGTCTCTTCGAGTAAGCCCGTCCATCCACGGCTACCACTTCGACACAGCTGCTCGCAAGAAAGCTGTGGGCAACATCTTTGAAAACATAGACCAGGAGTCCCTGCAGAGGCTCTTCAGGAACTCCGGAGACAAGAAGGCAGAGGAGCGGGCCAAGATCATTTTTGCCATCGACCAAGACTTGGAGGAGAAAACTCGAGCCCTCATGGCCCTGAAGAAGAGGACAAAAGACAAGCTTCTCCAGTTTCTCAAACTGCGGAAATATTCCATCAAGGTACACTGA